In Phycisphaerales bacterium, the sequence CGCCCCCACCATCGCCCCCCCTATCGCCGATCGAGATCCGGATCGTCGAGGGTCCGGTGACACTCACGCCCAATGTCGACGCCACGAGCGAGACCGCACAGACCACCACAAGCACCACGGGCACGACGAGCACCACGGGCACACAGAGCACGACCCGCAACGAGACCGGCGCCATCCTCACCTTTGTCGGCACCGTCCGCGGGACCGAGGGCGAGACCCAGGTGCCAATCGCCGCCCTCCACTATGAGGCCTACGAGCCGATGGCCCAGCGGGAACTCCACGCCA encodes:
- a CDS encoding molybdenum cofactor biosynthesis protein MoaE; the encoded protein is MTLTPNVDATSETAQTTTSTTGTTSTTGTQSTTRNETGAILTFVGTVRGTEGETQVPIAALHYEAYEPMAQRELHAIAAAAIERHGLQSVRIIHSTGRVAVGEASILIEVRSRHRAEGLRAMAEMLDGLKERVPIWKSPVSS